Proteins encoded within one genomic window of Akkermansiaceae bacterium:
- a CDS encoding PSD1 domain-containing protein has product MASVILLCAGMAGAAPALSYNRDIRPILSENCFYCHGQDGNKRKADLQLNTLEGQRADGIIVPGKPKESLLLDHILSTDPDEVMPPPDSNRTLSQDQKEMIRQWIEQGANYESHWSFDAPERPVPPETGKTALPVRNPIDRFVAAKLASHGLSASPEADKPTLLRRVTLDLTGLPPSTEEIDAFTADTSPDAYEKVVDRLLASPHYGERMALPWLDAARYADSNGFQQDGDTHQWIWRDWVVRALNADMPFDQFSIEQLAGDLLPDATQDQKIATAFNRNHLINGEGGAIAEEQRNVILFDRVDVTSTTWLGLTVACAQCHDHKYDPITQRDYYSLMAAFNNVPETGGAGSGPSRIRSAAPLLELKTPEYEAQLAELKEKTRTLMVATPDWEKRRDTLQQEWEDRLMAENAPAENTWTTLIKAVKDAPPEKPNNYAKGRLAREFENARLPKLPGNDDLKAIISAKGAEDKFSREELLKVMVMAETKPRDTHILDRGDYLSPQEKVGIGTPAFLPPMPEDLPRNRLGIARWLFLPEHPLTARVQVNRMWQLFFGTGLVKTSEDLGVQSEVPEHQELLDWLAVEFRESGWKMKHMHRLIVTSGTYRQSSRVTPVHLEKDPDNRLMARASRFRLPSMLLRDLALSAGGLLDGRLEGKPVYPYQPEGIWDTLAITKERDFSYPQSSGADLHRRSLYTFWRRTVAPANMFDSASRQICSVKPSLTNTPLHALTTLNDPTWVEAARGLATRAIRHSPDADARLTHVMRLVTARTPPASQTALLRRMMENQRTHFTADPASAKAFLANGATPPPADIDPVELATWSSTALGILNLDPALTRE; this is encoded by the coding sequence ATGGCATCCGTCATCCTGCTTTGCGCGGGCATGGCGGGTGCCGCCCCCGCGCTGTCCTACAACCGGGACATCCGGCCCATCCTTTCCGAAAACTGCTTCTACTGCCACGGCCAGGACGGGAACAAGCGCAAGGCGGACCTGCAGCTCAACACGCTGGAAGGCCAGCGCGCGGACGGCATCATCGTTCCCGGAAAGCCGAAGGAGAGCCTGCTGCTCGACCACATCCTTTCCACCGATCCGGACGAGGTGATGCCGCCGCCGGACTCCAACCGCACCTTGAGCCAGGATCAGAAGGAGATGATCCGCCAGTGGATCGAGCAAGGTGCGAACTACGAATCCCACTGGTCGTTCGACGCCCCGGAGCGCCCGGTGCCGCCGGAGACGGGGAAAACCGCGCTGCCGGTGCGGAATCCCATCGACCGCTTCGTGGCGGCGAAGCTGGCGAGCCACGGGCTTTCCGCGTCGCCGGAAGCGGACAAGCCGACATTGTTGCGGCGCGTGACGCTGGACCTCACCGGGCTGCCGCCTTCCACGGAGGAGATTGACGCCTTCACCGCGGACACTTCCCCGGACGCCTATGAAAAGGTGGTGGACCGTCTTCTCGCTTCCCCGCACTACGGCGAACGCATGGCCCTGCCGTGGCTGGATGCCGCGCGCTACGCGGACAGCAACGGCTTCCAGCAGGACGGCGACACCCATCAGTGGATCTGGCGGGACTGGGTGGTGCGCGCGTTGAACGCGGACATGCCGTTCGACCAATTCTCCATCGAACAACTGGCGGGCGACCTGCTGCCGGACGCGACGCAGGACCAGAAGATCGCCACGGCCTTCAACCGGAACCACCTCATCAACGGCGAGGGCGGGGCCATCGCGGAGGAACAGCGCAACGTCATCCTGTTCGACCGCGTGGATGTCACCAGCACGACGTGGCTCGGGCTGACCGTCGCGTGCGCCCAGTGCCACGACCACAAGTATGACCCCATCACCCAGCGGGACTACTACAGCCTGATGGCCGCGTTCAACAACGTGCCGGAAACGGGTGGCGCGGGCAGTGGTCCGTCGCGCATCCGTTCCGCCGCACCGCTGCTGGAACTCAAAACCCCGGAGTATGAAGCGCAGCTCGCGGAGCTGAAGGAAAAGACCCGCACGCTGATGGTGGCGACGCCGGATTGGGAAAAGCGGCGCGACACGCTGCAACAGGAGTGGGAGGACCGCCTGATGGCGGAGAACGCTCCGGCGGAGAACACCTGGACCACCCTCATCAAGGCGGTGAAAGACGCGCCACCGGAAAAGCCGAACAACTATGCGAAGGGCCGTCTGGCCCGCGAGTTCGAGAACGCACGCCTGCCGAAGCTGCCCGGCAACGATGATCTGAAGGCCATCATTTCCGCAAAGGGCGCGGAGGACAAATTTTCCAGGGAGGAACTGCTGAAGGTGATGGTGATGGCGGAGACGAAGCCACGGGACACGCACATCCTCGACCGCGGCGACTACCTCAGCCCGCAGGAGAAGGTCGGCATCGGCACGCCCGCATTCCTCCCGCCCATGCCGGAGGATCTGCCGCGCAACCGGCTGGGCATCGCGCGCTGGCTGTTCCTGCCGGAGCATCCGCTGACCGCCCGCGTGCAGGTGAACCGGATGTGGCAGCTCTTTTTCGGCACCGGGCTGGTGAAGACGTCGGAGGATCTGGGCGTGCAGAGCGAGGTACCGGAGCATCAGGAACTGCTGGACTGGCTGGCCGTGGAGTTCCGCGAGAGCGGCTGGAAGATGAAGCACATGCACCGCCTCATCGTCACCAGCGGCACCTACCGCCAATCCAGCCGGGTGACGCCCGTGCATCTGGAAAAGGACCCGGACAACCGGCTGATGGCGCGCGCCTCCCGCTTCCGCCTGCCCTCCATGTTGCTGCGTGACCTGGCCCTGTCCGCAGGCGGCCTGCTGGACGGACGGCTGGAAGGAAAGCCGGTCTATCCCTACCAGCCGGAGGGCATCTGGGACACGCTGGCCATCACGAAGGAGCGCGACTTCAGCTACCCGCAGTCATCCGGCGCGGACCTCCACCGCCGCAGCCTCTACACGTTCTGGCGGCGCACCGTGGCCCCGGCCAACATGTTCGACTCCGCGTCCCGCCAGATCTGCTCCGTGAAGCCCAGCCTGACGAACACGCCGCTCCACGCGCTGACGACCCTGAACGATCCCACCTGGGTGGAGGCCGCACGTGGTCTGGCCACCCGCGCCATCCGCCACTCGCCGGATGCGGATGCCCGCCTCACCCACGTCATGCGGCTGGTCACCGCCCGCACGCCCCCGGCTTCCCAGACCGCCCTGCTGCGGCGGATGATGGAAAACCAGCGCACCCACTTCACCGCCGACCCTGCCTCCGCGAAGGCGTTCCTCGCCAACGGCGCGACCCCACCACCCGCTGACATCGACCCGGTGGAACTCGCCACCTGGTCCTCCACCGCCCTCGGCATCCTCAACCTCGATCCCGCGCTCACCCGCGAATAA
- a CDS encoding DUF1501 domain-containing protein, producing MAPFLENQRVVTRRQFFGKSANGLGLAALSSLFGESASASAGAGVAGFPNQKQKAKRVIYLWQGGGPSHVDLFDPKPLLQKMAMQDLPESVRGNTRLSTMTSGNKAWPIIPALQPFQRRGACGMEISDMLPHTASIADDICLIRSMHTEAVNHAPGVTYFLTGSQIPGRPSLGAWTTYGLGSETSDLPAFVVMTSSDRQKSCGQLFFDYYWGSGFLPSRHQGVRFRSSGDPVPYLTNPGGMSQVARRAMLDDLRDINQAHLAEYGDPEIDTRISQYEMAYKMQTSVPGLQDLSTEPKHVLDMYGPDVLEKGSFANNCLMARRLIERGVRFVQLMHAGWDQHNNLHTQLAIQCKDTDQASAALVKDLKQRGLLEDTLVIWGGEFGRTPFGQGDPKNPKGRDHFGKGFSLWMAGGGVKGGHVHGETDDFAWNITKDPVHVHDHQATILHLMGIDHTKLTYRYQGRQFRLTDVHGEVVKGILA from the coding sequence ATGGCCCCCTTCCTCGAAAACCAGCGCGTGGTCACCCGCAGGCAGTTCTTCGGCAAGTCCGCGAACGGCCTGGGGCTGGCCGCGCTTTCCTCGCTGTTCGGTGAATCCGCCTCCGCTTCGGCGGGTGCCGGTGTGGCCGGCTTTCCGAACCAGAAGCAAAAGGCGAAGCGTGTGATCTATCTATGGCAGGGCGGCGGGCCGTCGCATGTCGATCTCTTCGATCCGAAGCCGCTGTTGCAAAAAATGGCCATGCAGGACCTGCCGGAGAGCGTGCGCGGGAACACGCGGCTCTCCACCATGACGTCCGGCAACAAGGCGTGGCCCATCATCCCCGCGCTGCAGCCATTCCAGCGGCGTGGCGCGTGCGGCATGGAGATCAGCGACATGCTGCCCCACACCGCGTCCATCGCGGATGACATTTGCCTCATCCGCTCCATGCACACGGAGGCGGTGAACCACGCGCCGGGCGTGACTTATTTCCTCACCGGTTCCCAGATTCCCGGCCGCCCCAGCCTGGGCGCGTGGACGACCTACGGCCTCGGCTCGGAAACGTCCGACCTGCCCGCTTTCGTCGTGATGACGTCGTCCGACCGGCAGAAAAGCTGCGGCCAGCTTTTCTTCGACTACTATTGGGGTAGTGGATTCCTGCCCAGCCGCCACCAGGGCGTGCGCTTCCGCAGCAGCGGCGACCCCGTCCCCTACCTGACGAATCCCGGCGGGATGAGCCAGGTCGCCCGCCGTGCGATGCTGGATGACCTCCGCGACATCAATCAGGCGCACCTGGCGGAGTACGGCGATCCGGAGATCGACACGCGCATTTCCCAATACGAGATGGCCTACAAGATGCAGACCAGCGTCCCCGGACTGCAGGACCTCTCCACGGAGCCGAAGCACGTGCTGGACATGTACGGGCCGGATGTGCTGGAGAAGGGCAGCTTCGCCAACAACTGCCTGATGGCCCGCCGCCTCATCGAGCGCGGCGTGCGCTTCGTCCAGCTCATGCACGCGGGCTGGGACCAGCACAACAACCTGCACACCCAGCTCGCCATCCAGTGCAAGGACACCGATCAGGCATCCGCCGCGCTGGTGAAGGACCTCAAGCAGCGCGGGCTGCTGGAGGATACGCTCGTCATCTGGGGCGGGGAGTTCGGCCGCACCCCCTTCGGCCAAGGTGATCCGAAAAACCCGAAGGGCCGCGACCACTTCGGCAAGGGCTTTTCCCTTTGGATGGCCGGCGGCGGCGTCAAAGGCGGACACGTCCACGGGGAGACGGACGACTTCGCCTGGAACATCACCAAGGATCCCGTCCACGTCCACGACCACCAGGCGACCATCCTCCACCTGATGGGCATCGACCACACGAAGCTCACCTATCGCTACCAGGGCAGGCAATTCCGCCTGACCGATGTGCACGGCGAGGTGGTGAAGGGGATATTGGCCTGA